A part of Microbacterium terregens genomic DNA contains:
- a CDS encoding urea amidolyase family protein: protein MVTPLPLRVLPMGESGVLIEVESLAAAIALHARLDGSRPAGVVDLVPAARTVLVRVDPARLPLAAVRSWVARTTMDAAPTAPARSSVVELDVAYDGADLAETAELLGVSADALVRAHTAAEWTVAFTGFAPGFGYLVSPEWTFDVPRLPSPRTRVPRGSVGLAAGFTGAYPRDTPGGWRLIGTTTAPLFDPDAASPVLLAPGTRVRFRASRAAAPAAETATAPRDRVETPPARGAEAAASRSPEPSIRIGEPGLLATLQDLGRAGYASLGVAGSGALDRGSLRTANRLVGNPEGAAAIEVTMGGFRAVALRDLWFAVTGAWGPIRLDGHELDPYEAYAWPAGAHLHLDWFRSGARAYLAVRGGVEAAPVLGSRSRDVLAGIGPPPLRAGDELPIGSDPVDPIPVATVAPWGAPHDDEIEVELAPGPRADWFAASALSALYEAVWTVTNDTDRVGMRLNGPALPRVRDDELPSEGMVPGALQVPPSGRPTILLADGPVTGGYPVLAVATDAALDLLAQARPGTRVRFRHARPA, encoded by the coding sequence GTGGTGACTCCGCTTCCGCTGCGCGTGCTGCCGATGGGTGAGAGCGGCGTCCTTATCGAGGTCGAGTCGCTCGCTGCGGCCATCGCGCTGCACGCCCGGCTCGACGGATCCCGGCCGGCCGGTGTCGTGGACCTCGTCCCGGCGGCGCGCACGGTGCTGGTGCGGGTCGATCCCGCCCGGCTTCCGCTTGCGGCGGTGCGATCCTGGGTCGCCCGCACGACGATGGATGCCGCGCCGACCGCCCCCGCGCGCTCCTCGGTCGTCGAACTCGACGTCGCCTACGACGGCGCGGACCTCGCCGAGACCGCGGAGCTGCTCGGCGTCAGCGCGGACGCACTCGTGCGGGCGCACACCGCTGCCGAGTGGACGGTCGCGTTCACCGGGTTCGCGCCCGGCTTCGGCTACCTCGTGAGCCCGGAGTGGACCTTCGACGTGCCGCGCCTGCCGAGCCCGCGCACGCGCGTGCCGCGCGGCTCGGTAGGCCTGGCCGCGGGCTTCACCGGCGCGTACCCGAGGGACACGCCGGGTGGGTGGCGGCTGATCGGGACCACGACGGCGCCGCTGTTCGACCCGGATGCCGCCTCACCCGTGCTGCTCGCACCCGGGACCCGCGTGCGGTTCCGCGCGTCCCGCGCCGCCGCCCCCGCCGCCGAGACGGCAACCGCGCCTCGAGACAGGGTCGAAACCCCGCCGGCTCGAGGCGCGGAAGCAGCCGCTTCACGATCTCCGGAGCCGAGCATCCGGATCGGCGAACCGGGGCTGCTCGCGACACTGCAGGACCTCGGCCGCGCCGGGTACGCCTCCCTGGGCGTCGCCGGGTCCGGGGCCCTCGACCGTGGCTCCCTGCGCACCGCCAACCGGCTGGTCGGCAACCCCGAGGGTGCGGCCGCCATCGAGGTCACGATGGGCGGATTCCGCGCCGTCGCGCTGCGGGACCTGTGGTTCGCGGTGACCGGGGCGTGGGGGCCGATCCGACTCGACGGCCACGAGCTCGACCCCTACGAGGCGTACGCGTGGCCTGCGGGAGCTCACTTGCATCTGGACTGGTTCCGCTCCGGCGCCCGCGCCTACCTCGCGGTGCGCGGGGGCGTCGAGGCCGCGCCCGTGCTGGGGTCACGCTCGCGCGATGTGCTCGCGGGCATCGGTCCGCCGCCGCTGCGCGCCGGGGACGAGCTGCCCATCGGTTCCGACCCGGTCGATCCCATTCCGGTCGCCACGGTCGCGCCGTGGGGTGCGCCGCACGACGACGAGATCGAGGTCGAGCTGGCGCCGGGTCCGCGGGCGGATTGGTTCGCGGCATCCGCCCTGTCCGCCCTGTATGAGGCGGTCTGGACGGTCACGAACGACACGGACCGGGTGGGGATGCGCCTGAACGGGCCGGCGCTGCCCCGCGTGCGCGACGACGAGCTGCCGAGCGAGGGCATGGTGCCCGGTGCCCTGCAGGTGCCCCCGAGTGGACGGCCGACGATCCTGCTCGCCGACGGGCCGGTCACCGGCGGGTATCCGGTTCTCGCGGTGGCGACGGATGCCGCGCTCGACCTGCTCGCGCAGGCGCGGCCGGGCACGCGGGTGAGGTTCCGGCACGCGCGGCCGGCCTGA
- a CDS encoding dipeptide ABC transporter ATP-binding protein, protein MARSSERVAAGTPLLQVRDVAVEFRTVDGTVHAVEGVDLDLAAGETLAIVGESGSGKSTTAMAVIGLLPGNGRVTKGSILFEGEDLVGAPESVMRGIRGGSIGLVPQDPMSNLNPVAKIGTQVAETLLAHGLATRRDVDRKVVETLAAAGLPDAAERAKQYPHEFSGGMRQRALIAIGLACNPKLLIADEPTSALDVTVQRTILDQLQRMTGELGTALMLITHDLGLAAERASRVVVMHRGRIVEQGPARQILEDPQEPYTQALVRAAPSVAAVRLRPEAFRKPTSENRVTDAAASVSEPAAVSEPAAVSEPAVVSERAAVERAAVEPAAAPDYIVEVENLTKVFKIRGRKEEFTAVNDVSFAIPRGETVAIVGESGSGKTTTARMLLKVVDPTSGVIRFDGQDVAALKGKQLDSFRQRVQPIFQDPYSSLNPMFSIERLIIEPLDFYKRGSSKERSARVRQLLDDVALPQSMLRRYPSELSGGQRQRVAIARALALSPDLIVCDEPVSALDVLVQDQILRLLSDLQSEYGLSYLFISHDLAVVRLISDYVCVMKDGVLVEAATSEEIFTNPRDPYTRRLLASIPGNELDIAV, encoded by the coding sequence ATGGCCCGATCCTCTGAGCGCGTCGCCGCCGGCACGCCGCTCCTCCAGGTCCGCGATGTCGCGGTCGAGTTCCGGACGGTCGATGGCACCGTCCACGCCGTGGAGGGCGTCGACCTCGACCTCGCCGCCGGCGAGACCCTCGCCATCGTCGGCGAGTCCGGCTCGGGCAAGTCCACGACCGCGATGGCCGTGATCGGCCTGCTGCCCGGCAACGGACGGGTGACGAAGGGCAGCATCCTCTTCGAGGGCGAAGACCTGGTGGGTGCCCCGGAGAGTGTGATGCGCGGCATCCGGGGCGGGTCGATCGGTCTGGTGCCGCAGGATCCGATGTCCAACCTCAACCCGGTGGCCAAGATCGGCACGCAGGTGGCCGAGACCCTGCTCGCCCACGGCCTGGCCACGCGACGGGACGTCGATCGCAAGGTGGTCGAGACGCTCGCCGCGGCGGGCCTTCCCGATGCCGCCGAGCGGGCCAAGCAGTACCCGCACGAGTTCTCCGGCGGCATGCGGCAGCGCGCGCTGATCGCGATCGGGCTGGCGTGCAACCCCAAGCTGCTGATCGCAGACGAGCCGACCAGCGCGCTGGATGTCACGGTGCAGCGGACGATCCTCGACCAGCTCCAGCGCATGACCGGCGAGCTGGGCACCGCGCTCATGCTGATCACGCACGACCTCGGCCTCGCCGCCGAGCGCGCCTCGCGCGTGGTCGTGATGCACCGGGGCCGCATCGTCGAGCAGGGTCCTGCCCGGCAGATCCTCGAAGACCCGCAGGAGCCGTACACGCAGGCGCTGGTCCGCGCCGCACCGTCGGTGGCGGCCGTGCGACTGCGCCCGGAAGCCTTCCGCAAGCCGACGTCGGAGAACCGGGTGACGGATGCCGCGGCATCCGTTTCGGAGCCCGCTGCGGTGTCGGAGCCGGCGGCGGTGTCGGAGCCCGCGGTGGTGTCGGAGCGCGCGGCGGTTGAGCGTGCGGCGGTTGAGCCCGCGGCGGCGCCGGACTACATCGTCGAGGTGGAGAACCTGACGAAGGTGTTCAAGATCCGCGGCCGCAAGGAAGAGTTCACGGCGGTCAACGACGTCTCCTTCGCGATCCCGCGCGGCGAGACGGTGGCGATCGTCGGCGAGTCCGGTTCGGGAAAGACGACCACGGCGCGCATGCTGCTCAAGGTCGTCGACCCGACCAGTGGCGTCATCCGCTTCGACGGCCAGGACGTCGCGGCCCTCAAGGGCAAGCAGCTCGACTCGTTCCGCCAGCGGGTGCAGCCGATCTTCCAGGACCCGTACTCGTCACTGAACCCGATGTTCTCCATCGAGCGGCTGATCATCGAGCCGCTGGACTTCTACAAGCGCGGGTCGTCCAAGGAGCGTTCGGCGCGCGTCCGGCAGCTGCTGGACGACGTCGCCCTGCCGCAGTCCATGCTGCGCCGGTATCCGTCCGAGCTTTCCGGCGGTCAGCGTCAGCGCGTCGCGATCGCACGGGCGCTCGCCCTCTCCCCCGACCTGATCGTCTGCGACGAGCCCGTCTCGGCCCTGGACGTGCTCGTCCAGGACCAGATCCTCCGCCTGCTGAGCGATCTGCAGAGCGAGTACGGGCTGAGCTACCTGTTCATCTCGCACGACCTCGCGGTGGTTCGCCTGATCAGCGACTACGTGTGCGTCATGAAGGACGGCGTGCTGGTCGAGGCCGCGACATCCGAGGAGATCTTCACCAACCCGCGCGACCCGTACACGCGCCGGCTGCTCGCATCGATCCCCGGCAACGAATTGGACATCGCCGTCTGA
- a CDS encoding 5-oxoprolinase subunit PxpA produces the protein MAWIDLNADLGETVAGVPTADDEAMFAVISSASIACGGHAGDAASLAVAVDRAARFGVAIGAHPSYPDPANFGRIPRAMLPAELTAAVAEQLAALVDAGGDVRYVKPHGALYHAVTADAAHADAVAAAVADLAARLGRPVAVLGLPGRIERSARAAGLPFVREAFLDRGYRPDGSLVPRGEPGALLHDPDEVAARAVRLVREGVVEALGGMLVPAEAASLCLHGDSPDAVAMARAVRAALESDGIVVRAPW, from the coding sequence ATGGCCTGGATCGACCTCAACGCAGACCTCGGCGAGACCGTTGCGGGAGTCCCGACGGCGGACGACGAGGCGATGTTCGCGGTGATCTCCAGCGCGAGCATCGCGTGCGGCGGCCACGCGGGGGATGCCGCGTCCCTCGCGGTCGCGGTCGACCGCGCCGCCCGGTTCGGCGTCGCCATCGGCGCGCATCCCTCGTACCCGGATCCCGCGAATTTCGGCCGGATTCCGCGCGCGATGCTCCCCGCGGAGCTGACCGCGGCCGTCGCGGAGCAACTCGCCGCGCTCGTCGATGCCGGGGGCGACGTCCGGTACGTCAAGCCCCACGGAGCGCTCTACCACGCGGTCACCGCCGACGCCGCGCACGCGGATGCCGTCGCGGCCGCGGTCGCCGACCTCGCAGCCCGACTCGGCCGGCCCGTCGCGGTGCTGGGCCTGCCGGGCCGGATCGAGCGGTCGGCGCGCGCAGCGGGGCTGCCCTTCGTCCGTGAGGCGTTCCTGGATCGCGGCTACCGCCCGGACGGCTCGCTCGTTCCGCGCGGAGAGCCGGGCGCGCTGCTGCACGACCCCGACGAGGTGGCCGCCCGCGCGGTCCGCCTGGTCCGCGAAGGGGTGGTCGAGGCGCTCGGTGGGATGCTGGTGCCTGCGGAGGCGGCATCCCTGTGCCTCCATGGCGATTCGCCCGACGCGGTCGCCATGGCCCGCGCGGTGCGGGCCGCGCTGGAGTCCGACGGCATCGTGGTGCGGGCGCCGTGGTGA